A window of Ardenticatena maritima contains these coding sequences:
- a CDS encoding Flp family type IVb pilin — protein MLYLYTYLNALLNELVAEREEGQGLVEYALIIVLVAIVVIAALTLLGGQISSVFSRISDTLSGA, from the coding sequence ATGCTTTATCTGTACACTTACCTCAACGCTTTGCTCAACGAACTCGTTGCGGAGCGCGAAGAAGGCCAGGGCTTGGTCGAATACGCGCTGATCATCGTGCTCGTCGCTATCGTCGTCATCGCCGCGCTGACCTTGCTCGGTGGCCAGATTAGCTCGGTCTTCTCGCGCATTTCTGACACCCTCAGTGGTGCCTGA
- a CDS encoding DUF456 domain-containing protein: protein MTIPSWSWLVLSGIAFIVSIAGLVFPLLPSAPFLFLAACFYDAAFGFEVFGAPWLLVLGGLALVGSLADWWVGYLLARRGGASRWATLVGLIGSLVGFLLFSLPGLLIGAVAGLFIVEALRQRHLSSALRAGWFWLLGWGIGLGVQVLTFASMVVLVLWRISLAW, encoded by the coding sequence ATGACAATTCCTTCATGGTCCTGGCTTGTGCTGAGTGGCATTGCTTTCATCGTCAGCATTGCCGGGTTGGTGTTTCCATTGCTGCCCAGTGCGCCTTTTCTTTTCCTTGCCGCCTGCTTCTACGACGCGGCGTTTGGCTTTGAAGTGTTTGGCGCTCCTTGGCTTCTGGTGCTTGGGGGGCTTGCACTGGTGGGGAGCCTGGCCGATTGGTGGGTCGGGTATCTGCTGGCACGCCGTGGCGGCGCTTCACGTTGGGCAACGTTGGTAGGGCTGATAGGCAGCCTTGTCGGGTTTCTGCTCTTCTCGCTCCCCGGGCTTCTGATTGGCGCCGTCGCCGGTCTCTTCATCGTCGAGGCGTTGCGTCAACGTCATCTGTCATCGGCGCTGCGCGCCGGTTGGTTCTGGCTTCTCGGATGGGGCATTGGTTTGGGTGTTCAAGTGCTCACATTCGCGAGTATGGTTGTGCTGGTTCTCTGGCGTATCAGCCTCGCTTGGTAA
- a CDS encoding prenyltransferase/squalene oxidase repeat-containing protein, which yields MSNLDPFLESTQALLKACRVEISTGMAYTNVPPDDPTAVVVTREQALLLASLAEMGNREQLRPILRGLMILQKGDGHWAPRYRQDGRPMEGPGITEATAMGVWALLKYAQLSEEAEFLKAIEVRVRRGLGYLEKRLHPQLGLPRVGGDILPPFDGAGFSLWVASAAAAAFHLAAEAYRDRDLDIVYGALRKGIEQHLLRNERFITRLDSNGYPDLRPTISLLAPALFGIWPEDREPVFSTLDWLYDALFDRRLNGYVPAYSYAPELSGLLPAVWPVATAWLARTLYGAGERERGDKLLRLMLGSTINNQLPQAIISREALQLVLAHREAFIQAQPKHVPRLETEVLLTELEADAQEHRILYVGMPSVLSHVETVRAFHRGGYIKSFILEA from the coding sequence GTGAGCAATCTTGACCCATTCCTGGAATCAACGCAGGCTTTGTTGAAGGCTTGCCGTGTTGAAATCAGCACGGGCATGGCGTACACCAACGTACCGCCGGATGACCCCACCGCGGTTGTCGTCACACGCGAACAAGCGTTGTTGCTGGCGTCACTGGCCGAGATGGGCAACCGCGAACAGTTGCGCCCCATTTTGCGTGGCTTGATGATTTTGCAGAAGGGGGATGGACATTGGGCGCCGCGCTATCGCCAAGATGGCCGCCCCATGGAAGGACCGGGCATAACCGAAGCCACCGCCATGGGGGTGTGGGCGTTGCTCAAATACGCCCAACTCTCCGAAGAAGCCGAATTTCTCAAAGCCATTGAAGTGCGTGTGCGCCGCGGGCTGGGGTACTTGGAGAAGCGCCTTCATCCCCAATTGGGATTGCCGCGCGTTGGCGGGGACATTTTGCCCCCCTTCGATGGGGCGGGGTTTTCCTTGTGGGTCGCTTCGGCGGCGGCAGCAGCCTTTCATTTAGCCGCCGAAGCCTACCGAGACCGGGATTTGGATATAGTGTATGGCGCGTTGCGCAAAGGCATTGAACAGCACTTGCTGCGCAATGAACGTTTCATCACGCGCCTGGACAGCAACGGCTACCCCGATTTACGCCCAACGATTTCACTGCTTGCGCCTGCTTTGTTCGGCATCTGGCCGGAAGACCGAGAGCCCGTGTTCTCCACGCTGGATTGGCTTTACGACGCGCTTTTCGATCGCCGCTTGAACGGCTATGTGCCCGCCTACTCGTATGCTCCGGAGTTGAGCGGCTTGTTGCCGGCTGTGTGGCCTGTGGCAACGGCATGGCTCGCCCGCACACTCTACGGCGCGGGAGAGCGCGAACGTGGCGACAAGTTGTTGCGCCTGATGCTCGGTTCAACCATCAACAACCAATTGCCTCAGGCCATCATCTCTCGCGAAGCCTTGCAATTGGTGTTGGCGCATCGTGAGGCGTTTATTCAAGCGCAACCCAAACATGTGCCCCGTTTGGAAACCGAAGTGTTGCTCACAGAACTTGAAGCCGATGCGCAGGAACACCGCATTTTGTACGTTGGCATGCCCTCTGTTCTCAGCCATGTCGAAACAGTGCGGGCTTTCCATCGGGGCGGCTACATCAAATCGTTCATCTTGGAAGCATAA